GATTCGCTATTGTGCTTATTGAACCATAAAGAAATGCCATGCCAATGCTCAGTTTAACTTAATTAGTCTAATCATTATGACCAAGTTAAGAACAAAGTACAAAATAGTACTAGTAATGCCTTGCTTTTGTTTGGGAGAAACATGCGTATGCTATAATTTTTACACCAAAAAAGGAAATGGATCAAGCTCAAGTTTCATTAAACAATGACATAAAACCTTTGTACGTACATTCACAACAGATGACCATAAGGGTTAATTCCACACTTTTATTACAATAATAGACCAACTCATCCTCGGATGGTTTGATATCGATCTCAAACTTATCGTCGTGTTTGTAGACCAACGTGGGATATATATCTCAATGTGATTAGCAAATATATGTTATTTCATTGCTTTCCATGTAATTTGAGTTTGGTTGTCATGGTTTGCACACTTACAACATATTGAGCTTTCCAAATTCCTTCCTCTTGTAGAGCACctcatgcaaatatgcaatagTTGTGATATATAAATCATTGTGATCGATCATAGTCACAACTCTTGGCCGGGTTATCAATCCAAGATCAATTAATTTGATGGCCGCAATCAAATTTCAACAGGCACATGCTATAAGGACATTATATAGTTGTATGTGTTGCAAAAGGCAACCTAATCTCACGTACTACTCCATTACACTTATACTCCAAGTGACGAGAAGCTAGCCAATGATAACACAAACAATGACCAAATAACAAAAATGTGCTACAAATAAATATGGAAAGCAAAAAGGAACAAGTTAAGGATTGGTATATAGAGTTATCGTACCTTGGCGGGTTCGCTTCTTGCAGAGGATGCGACAGCCACATTCATGGCACTGGACAACATCAGTCGGTTTGAGTAAGGTCTCAGTTCCACAATCTAAAACAAATACATATACACTTCGTATTAGGGATTAATTTAAAATCTAACAAGTCAGAACTGAACTAACCTAGAGTAAAACAAAACATCATTTCATCATGAGGGGATAGAATATATCAAAAATCAACACTTTTAGAAGAAATAGGTTATCCATCATCCTCGGTTGTAGTGCGGTTTGAATCTGGAGCCTAAATATATATGGAATACAATCATCCAATCATCTTGTATATGTGGGATCTACTTACATCCATAAGAACCAAAAAAACTAGCTAGAgggtcatgaaatccacaacaTGAGCGCTTAGAAAAAGGAATCTTGCGTGATGATGCCTATTGTGCCTTCCTTGGCAACTCGCCAAAATCGCAACAGCAAATTGAAAAACATCACTCATCAAAGTTTGTCTAAAATTGTTGgaggacgagagagagagagagagagacggggggggggggctctCACCTGTGCATAGATAGCTGACGGGTTTCGGCTGCTGAGGATCCATTGGTGCCGGTGAGCTAGGGTCGTGCTGCATTGCGTTACGCCGCCACAACCACCGTGCTCagaaaagggggagaagagagcAGGAGCAGCCGCAAAGAAGGAAGGAGTTGGCTCAACCCTAAAAAGGGATTTTATATGCTAAGGTAGGATTATTGGGTTATGCAGTCAGCTCAGCCCAATTATGCTAGGGCAAAGAAGGAAAGAGTTGGCTCAACCCTAAAAAGGGATTTTATATGCTAAGGTAGGATTATTGGGTTATGCAGTCAGCCCAGCCCAATTATGCTAGGGCCATTTACTCgtactctttttcctttttttccttttgtatgTAATCAAATATCAGCGGAGTTATTTTTACTATAAATAAATTGGATGGCTAGGAGCACATATTGATTCAGAGGTGATCTGTACAATTAATTCCAAATCTTGAAATTAAATGATAGATATATGCAGCAAATATCTCAAAGATGTCATGCAATCCACCCCATCAGTATAGTTGGATGTCATTAATAGATGCACTACATTGATTGCTTCCTTTGCTAGTACCTCTTTAATGGTGTGTTATTAGCATCATTTGATCGTAGTCAAATCTGTTTTTCTTTATCAGAAAAAGCCATAGAACATGCATAAATTACAGCTGGGTATAAAGTATGTATCATTACATTTATAATTTATTCAGCAACCAAAACTATATGGCTTTAGATCTAAGCACGCACCCTCctcttgagaaaaaaaaatctccatcTCTCTTTTCTGTTCTTGCTGCAGGAGGTTTTCTTGGCTTGACAACAGCTAGTGAAATCATTCAAGGTAATCATCTTCAAGTTTAACCTTAGGGAAAGATTGGTATTATGCTTCTAGAGAATTTTTCTTATCACCTCTCTTTCATggttgttttcttttattttctcgcATATTTGGTTTCCTTGTGGTGAAAGTCCATGTATCTTTACACCATGATTTTGCATCTTGCTAGCATACTAGTATTCATCTCTGCATGCCATAGAATGATATATTATACTTTCATTTAACTAGATCTGTACCAATTGTGTATTACAGCAACACATAAAAAAATCTTCACCTTTAGCCTATTACACACACTCTTTGTAACTAGATCTAGATATATGCAAGTATACTCATATTATGTATAGTTTTTCCTTCAACAGCATATACATAATTTTCTTCTTGCACAAATGATAGGAGTAAAGTTGTATATCCTATGGGTCCCCATGAATGTTCCTTGGGAGTTTAGATCTGTAGTCAAAATACCCTTATGGTCTCAAATGAAAAATAAGGAAGACATGATCCATAATTTAAATCTATGTATTTAGGGTGCTTTTCATTTGTAGGAAAAaataggaattttgaaggatttcaatcctataggaaaatatcctatgaaggcctttgaaacaaatgattgaatcctTTTCTATTCTTTGAAATCCCTATGGAATAAATaatcatatagaaattttggaggaaacttagcaagagctccaaccttttggaaaatttcctatgagaCTATATTTTGTACTATTTTACCTTTCCAAGCATTACAGTGTGGTGGATGACACTTTAGGGTACCCAACTGTTAGCGCACATATGTAGATAACGGGGATCTGATGGGACCCCTCTTTGAGTTTGGGTAGTAAAAATGTGGAAGCGGATGAGAGCTAGGGTATATACAGGTTTGGGCCACCTAGGAGTATAACACCTTACTCCTAATATGTCTTTGATTTCTCTCCTAGTGGAAATTAAGATGTTATAAAGGTTCCCTAGATCATGGCTCCTACACCTTTGTTAAGCACTCGCCTAAAGTATTCAGACTAGTTgtgttcctcctcctctctttcaTATTTTCTAAGAACTTCACAGAGGGTGGCTGACCATGGGAACTTCACAGAGTCTTTCTCtccgagtttttttttctcggtcCCCCCTCTCCATGGTCCTAGCTCTCCCCTTATAATACACTAAGGAACACCACATGACCAAACTACGAAAGAGGTGTCAAGTGTATAGGCATTAGGTATGGAAAGTCTTGTTAGCAATTATCCATCTTGCTTGCTCCTCTGAGCTCGGGTGGGTCCCCGTGGGGCCATCCCGTGTCTGGGTATGGTGAGCGCTCGCCACGCACCGCCACCCGAGATGCACGCAGGCTCACTGGAATAGGTTTATCGTGTTGCCCTAGTCGTGAGGCTCATCTATTAGTGTTTGGTAAATGCTAGTAAAAACTGGTGGGCCCAGGCAAATGGCGTGGTACTCAACCACACCGCCTACGTCTCACCGCCTTGTTAGGGTGAGCTGTGGCCGAAATGATAGGCAACAAGGGTGGCAGATGTCATCATGTCCTTCACGTCTCACGCCTTAGCTTGCGTAGATATATGTTTTGTCGCCCTTAAATTGAAAGACAATCGAGTGCCAAGGCGAGACAGCTTACACCATCCAACCATTGGGAGCAGGACAGTTGTGGCTATGTGCCCTACCACCTCAATGGAGACCTGTTGGGGTAGCACGGGGATTGTGCCCAAGATGGGCCTTTGTGGCCAAGGGCTTGGGGCTCTACATTAATTGTTGCGGATATACCACTCTCCGTTGTCTTCGAGGAGGGCCACGTGTTGACCCGTGATCGTCACGTGCCATCTTCAGTAGCTCGAGAAAGAGATGACGTAGCACCAACACGCCCCGGGCCGCTGACCATGGGGACCTTGGTTCCTATGTCACTAACTCCAACTGATTAAAGGGCGCCCCAGCTCTAGAATTAGTGTATCAATGTTGGTTGGACCATGACCAAGGCAGGGCTCAAACTTAAAGCCTAAGGGCCAACTCATAAGTTGAAGTTGCCAATAAGGCCCAACCTAGACTTTAAGTGTAGGATCGCATTTATGGCATATAAAGCCCATAGCTCAAAAATGAAAAAGATTCACTCGACCATAAAACCAAGAGAAATATGTGTGAGCTAGCTTTGAGACAATCCTCTAGCATCAGTTATGTTTCAAACAAATACTACGGACTAAAATCATCCAAGAGCATTTGGCCATATGTGGATTTGTAACTCGATATATAGGATGCTACTTTCATATGTTGGGAAAGTGAAGTCTCACAGGTGTGGGGCCAAAGAAATCAAGGGGAGAGCAATGTTGACGTGAAGGATCAAACAACATGTTGCCATGATGAAGGGTTGTCAAGCAGAAAAAGACATTGTACAAAGACAATATGCAAGCTTAAACTTGCTGGTGATAGGCACACATGTCAGCGATATCAACTACTGGAGATGACGATAAAAAGGGTTTCTAGTCCTCGGAGTTTGAGTGAAAATAATGGTATTTGGCAAAAATGATACTCTTTGTATTCAAGGATTATATGAGGTAGTCTTCTATAGAGGATAGAAAGGTTTCAAAAATCTTTCGTCGATCTAATACTGCTTCTAAGTGGTTTCATCGACCTTCATGAATACCACTCAAACACCAATAAAAACCAATGAAATATGGGCAAGTTTTCCCAAAAAAAGAACTGAATCTCTTGTACTTGGCTGATTTACCGAGTAGTTTCTTGATGAGAGTAGGAGCGAATTGACCGAAAACTATGATGAGCATGTGTTTTGTCTCAGACACATCCGCAGACTAAAATCATCTGGCCATATGTGGATTTGAGGCTCGATAGAGGATGATGTTTTTCTACGTTATGCAAGTAAAATTTCACATGCATGGGGCCAAACATATCAAGGGAAGGCAATGCTCATGCGAAGGATCAAGCACAATGTTGCCAAGAtgatggattgaagtcaagcCCAAGATGAAATTGCACAGAGAGCAAAAACATGCTTCAAGATCGACTATCAGTGATGATGGCAGAAAGGCATTTCCGCTCCTATGAGTTGAGGGAAAATAAGGGTATTCTGGTAAAACACACTTACTCAAATGTTATATGAGATAGG
The window above is part of the Oryza sativa Japonica Group chromosome 7, ASM3414082v1 genome. Proteins encoded here:
- the LOC136357350 gene encoding DNA-directed RNA polymerases II, IV and V subunit 12-like; its protein translation is MQHDPSSPAPMDPQQPKPVSYLCTDCGTETLLKPTDVVQCHECGCRILCKKRTRQVVQYEAR